The following are encoded in a window of Aromatoleum petrolei genomic DNA:
- a CDS encoding YaeQ family protein, whose product MALKATIFKAEVVVADMDRNYYGDHNLTIARHPSETDERMMVRILAYALYADPALAFAKGLCVDDEPDLWQKDLTGLVERWIDVGQPDEKWIRKACGRAREVVVMSYGRAADIWWSGIRDKLTRLTNLTVLNLPEDVAPALAALTARSMRLQCTIQDGQVWITDGTETVSVEPQRMMGPRD is encoded by the coding sequence ATGGCCCTCAAGGCAACCATCTTCAAGGCCGAGGTCGTGGTCGCCGACATGGACCGCAACTACTACGGCGACCACAACCTGACGATTGCACGCCATCCGTCGGAGACCGACGAACGCATGATGGTGCGCATCCTCGCTTACGCCTTGTATGCCGATCCCGCGCTCGCATTCGCCAAGGGACTGTGTGTCGACGACGAGCCGGATCTGTGGCAGAAGGACCTGACCGGGCTCGTCGAGCGCTGGATCGACGTGGGCCAGCCGGACGAGAAGTGGATCCGGAAGGCTTGCGGCCGCGCCCGCGAAGTGGTCGTCATGAGCTACGGGCGCGCTGCGGACATCTGGTGGAGCGGTATCCGCGACAAGCTCACGCGCCTGACGAATCTGACAGTGCTCAATCTCCCGGAGGACGTTGCCCCCGCGCTGGCTGCGCTGACCGCGCGCAGCATGCGTCTGCAATGCACGATCCAGGATGGGCAGGTGTGGATCACGGACGGGACCGAAACCGTGTCCGTCGAGCCGCAGCGCATGATGGGACCGCGCGACTGA
- a CDS encoding serine/threonine protein kinase, whose amino-acid sequence MSDLPFESLTPDLILDALESVGLHPDGRMLALNSYENRVYQVGVEDAAPLVVKFYRPARWSDDAIAEEHAFVTELAAREIPVIAPLMLAGATLHHFADQRFAVFPRAGGRAPELSDPATLEWMGRFIGRIHAVGALQPYRERPTLDIASFGVEPRRYLLDNDFIPVDLLAAWTTTVDQALDGVRRCFERAGTVAHLRLHGDCHAGNVLWSESAAAPGPQFVDFDDSRMGPAVQDLWMLLSGSRQEMSRQLGDVLAGYEDFHEFAPRELHLLEALRTLRLIHYSAWIARRWNDPAFPRAFPWFNTQRYWQDRVLELREQVAAMDEPPLWSI is encoded by the coding sequence ATGTCCGACCTCCCTTTCGAGTCCCTGACTCCCGACCTCATACTCGACGCGCTCGAGAGTGTCGGACTGCACCCCGACGGCCGCATGCTGGCGCTGAACAGCTATGAGAATCGCGTTTATCAGGTTGGCGTGGAGGACGCAGCGCCGCTGGTCGTGAAGTTCTATCGCCCCGCACGCTGGAGCGACGACGCCATCGCCGAGGAACATGCCTTCGTGACCGAGCTGGCCGCGCGCGAGATTCCCGTCATCGCGCCCCTCATGCTGGCGGGCGCCACGCTGCACCACTTTGCCGACCAGCGCTTCGCCGTCTTTCCGCGTGCCGGCGGGCGCGCGCCGGAGTTGTCCGACCCCGCGACGCTCGAATGGATGGGCCGTTTCATCGGCCGCATCCACGCCGTCGGCGCCCTGCAGCCCTACCGCGAACGGCCGACGCTGGATATTGCCTCCTTCGGCGTCGAACCAAGGCGCTACCTGCTCGATAACGATTTCATCCCCGTCGACCTGCTTGCGGCGTGGACGACCACCGTGGACCAGGCGCTGGACGGCGTGCGACGCTGCTTCGAGCGCGCCGGCACGGTCGCGCACCTCCGCCTGCACGGCGATTGCCACGCCGGCAACGTGCTATGGAGCGAGTCGGCCGCAGCGCCGGGCCCCCAGTTCGTCGACTTCGACGACAGCCGCATGGGGCCCGCGGTCCAGGATCTGTGGATGCTGCTCTCCGGCTCGCGCCAGGAAATGAGCCGTCAGCTCGGCGACGTGCTAGCCGGTTACGAAGATTTCCACGAGTTCGCGCCGCGTGAGCTGCATCTCCTGGAGGCGCTACGCACGCTGCGCCTGATCCACTACTCCGCTTGGATCGCCCGACGCTGGAACGACCCGGCCTTCCCACGCGCGTTCCCGTGGTTCAACACGCAGCGCTACTGGCAGGACCGCGTGCTGGAGTTGCGCGAACAGGTCGCTGCGATGGACGAACCGCCGCTCTGGTCAATCTAA
- a CDS encoding HAD domain-containing protein translates to MTRHSYIFMDFDGVTHPWGEVEDFRCLPHVEAVVRDYEEARIVITSDWRMLFSLSKLVGRFAEDIRPRVCGATPHVIPKNGAELHGLREREAMLWLGQHVPDIATASWCAVDDAPGNWMTRSRLVLTDFKRGFGEEDAAALRRMLDSFRSGSALPPKSREPSFLRRA, encoded by the coding sequence ATGACTCGGCATAGCTACATTTTCATGGATTTCGACGGCGTCACCCACCCTTGGGGCGAGGTCGAGGATTTTCGCTGCCTGCCGCACGTCGAGGCGGTCGTGCGCGACTATGAAGAGGCGCGCATCGTCATCACCTCCGACTGGCGGATGCTGTTTTCGCTCTCCAAGCTGGTCGGGCGCTTTGCCGAGGACATCCGCCCGCGGGTGTGCGGCGCAACCCCGCATGTGATTCCCAAGAACGGCGCCGAACTGCACGGTTTGCGCGAACGCGAGGCCATGCTGTGGCTCGGGCAGCACGTGCCGGACATAGCGACGGCGTCGTGGTGTGCGGTGGACGACGCGCCGGGCAACTGGATGACGCGCTCGCGCCTCGTCCTCACCGACTTCAAACGCGGCTTCGGCGAAGAAGATGCGGCCGCATTGCGACGCATGCTCGACAGCTTCCGCTCCGGCTCCGCATTGCCGCCGAAGTCGCGCGAGCCCTCGTTCCTGCGGCGCGCCTGA
- the fabI gene encoding enoyl-ACP reductase FabI: protein MKPLVNLEGKVGLITGIANEKSISTGVAEACAEAGAKLIITYQNDKTRAFIEPVVNRLGVEDVYLLDVTRPETLADVQEKIAARHGKLDFAIHSMAFAKRDDLHGRVVDTSPDGFAMAMDVSTHSFVRLAKMVEPLLERAGGGSLVTMTYLGSEKVIPNYGVMGLCKAALEAATRYMAFELGGKNIRVNAVSPGPLMTRAASGIAGFDGLMATAVERSPMHALVTPEDIGALTAFLVSDAGRLVTGGVHFVDAGYNIMA, encoded by the coding sequence ATGAAGCCGCTCGTCAATCTCGAAGGCAAAGTCGGTCTGATCACCGGCATCGCCAACGAAAAGTCCATCTCCACCGGCGTCGCCGAGGCGTGCGCGGAGGCGGGCGCGAAGCTCATCATCACCTACCAGAACGACAAGACGCGCGCCTTCATCGAACCCGTCGTCAATCGCCTCGGCGTCGAGGACGTGTATCTGCTGGACGTGACGCGCCCCGAGACCCTTGCCGACGTGCAGGAGAAGATCGCAGCGCGCCACGGCAAGCTCGACTTCGCGATCCATAGCATGGCCTTCGCCAAGCGCGACGACCTGCACGGGCGTGTGGTCGACACCTCGCCGGACGGCTTCGCGATGGCAATGGACGTTTCCACGCACTCCTTCGTGCGCCTCGCCAAGATGGTCGAACCGCTGCTGGAGCGCGCCGGCGGCGGTTCGCTGGTGACGATGACCTACCTCGGCAGCGAGAAGGTGATCCCCAACTACGGCGTGATGGGCCTGTGCAAGGCCGCGCTGGAAGCCGCGACCCGCTACATGGCGTTCGAACTCGGCGGCAAGAACATCCGCGTCAATGCGGTCTCCCCCGGTCCGCTGATGACGCGCGCTGCCTCGGGCATCGCCGGCTTCGACGGCCTGATGGCGACCGCGGTCGAGCGCTCGCCGATGCACGCCCTTGTAACCCCCGAGGACATCGGCGCGCTGACGGCCTTCCTGGTCTCCGACGCGGGACGGCTGGTCACCGGCGGGGTCCATTTCGTGGACGCCGGTTACAACATCATGGCCTGA
- the folE gene encoding GTP cyclohydrolase I FolE produces the protein MSDFDEHHPPHGPCTGAGIPRQGQFDPAAFERAVNDLVAACGIAPDTTHMGRTAMRVRELWQKRLLGGYELDPAEALGDGFPDERSDMVVIRGIAVHGVCPHHLVPFRGVAHVAYLPGGRLHGFGRIARLVDAIGHRFTYQEWMTRDIADALLTHGRARGAACIIEAEQLCLLLGEDRRGDERVVTQAFAGEFETREHLRSEFLHAVGGRGPR, from the coding sequence ATGAGCGATTTCGACGAGCACCACCCGCCCCACGGCCCCTGCACCGGCGCCGGCATCCCGCGCCAGGGACAGTTTGACCCGGCCGCGTTCGAGCGCGCAGTCAACGATCTCGTGGCCGCCTGCGGCATCGCCCCCGACACCACACACATGGGTCGCACCGCGATGCGCGTGCGCGAACTGTGGCAGAAGCGCCTGCTCGGCGGATACGAGCTCGACCCCGCCGAAGCCCTGGGCGACGGCTTTCCCGACGAGCGCTCGGACATGGTCGTGATCCGCGGCATCGCGGTGCATGGCGTGTGCCCGCACCATCTCGTACCCTTCCGCGGCGTCGCCCACGTGGCCTACCTCCCCGGCGGGCGCTTGCACGGTTTCGGGCGGATCGCCCGCCTCGTCGATGCCATCGGGCACCGATTCACCTATCAGGAATGGATGACCCGCGACATCGCCGACGCGCTGCTCACGCACGGTCGTGCCCGGGGTGCCGCATGCATCATCGAAGCGGAACAACTGTGCCTGCTGCTGGGCGAGGATCGCCGCGGCGACGAGCGCGTCGTGACCCAGGCCTTTGCCGGCGAATTCGAGACGCGCGAGCATCTGCGCAGCGAGTTCCTGCACGCCGTCGGAGGGCGGGGCCCACGCTGA
- a CDS encoding DUF3301 domain-containing protein, with protein MTFAELLALMLLCLCGWFWLDSARTREIGVQAARAACRREGVQFLDETVSGRSLRFVRDEDGRLCPQRVYEFEYSVSGNDRVHGSVTLRGKDVVMLEIGPRGAPTFTVH; from the coding sequence ATGACATTCGCCGAGTTGCTCGCCCTGATGCTGCTGTGCCTGTGCGGCTGGTTCTGGCTGGACAGCGCCCGGACGCGGGAAATCGGCGTGCAGGCGGCGAGGGCGGCATGCCGTCGCGAAGGCGTGCAGTTCCTCGACGAAACCGTGTCCGGCCGTTCGTTGCGCTTCGTCCGCGATGAGGACGGCCGGCTCTGTCCCCAGCGCGTTTACGAGTTCGAGTATTCGGTTTCGGGCAACGATCGTGTGCACGGTTCGGTGACGCTGCGCGGCAAGGATGTCGTGATGCTGGAGATCGGCCCCCGCGGGGCACCGACCTTCACCGTCCACTGA
- a CDS encoding inorganic phosphate transporter codes for MELKHIDEIDKATRQGHGELLRLGATMLFVVGVMLYAALKGGTEGGVLVVVAAVLGAYMAMNIGANDVANNVGPAVGAQALTLTGALGLAVVFEASGALIAGGDVIRTIRSGIIDPANIGDAWTMVWVMMAALLAGGLWINVATAFGMPVSTTHSIVGAVLGAGVAAVGLDIVNWKVVGAIAASWVISPVLAGLFAALFLYLIKRLITYQVDMVAAARRTLPGLVAFMAWSFWTFLLMKGFGSLWAADFTVAAVSGFVPAVAAYLYVRRALSNPNYIIANTKSGVNRLFNSPLIFAAALLCFAHGSNDVANAVGPLASIVESLAHLDGPIARLTPVPFWVLLTGAMGLVLGLALFGPRVIRTLGEEITELDQMRAFSVALSATVTVIAASVLGLPVSSTHIAVGAVIGVGFLREYLKGNYARMVAEMKAHHPAGEQGAIDQFLGRFERAAVPEKKAMLADLKARSKQKTDPANFSKRERRVLREVYRKELVTRTQLQRIFAAWLLTVPLSALLGGLFFFVMRGMELE; via the coding sequence TTGGAACTCAAGCATATCGACGAAATCGACAAGGCCACGCGCCAGGGGCACGGCGAGCTGCTGCGCCTGGGGGCGACCATGCTCTTCGTCGTGGGTGTGATGCTGTATGCGGCACTGAAGGGCGGTACCGAGGGCGGGGTCCTGGTGGTGGTCGCCGCCGTGCTCGGTGCGTACATGGCGATGAACATCGGCGCCAACGACGTTGCGAACAACGTCGGGCCTGCCGTGGGCGCACAGGCGTTGACGCTCACCGGCGCGCTCGGTCTCGCGGTGGTGTTCGAGGCGTCGGGCGCCCTGATCGCGGGGGGCGACGTCATCCGCACGATACGCAGCGGGATCATCGATCCCGCGAATATCGGCGACGCGTGGACGATGGTGTGGGTCATGATGGCGGCGCTTCTTGCCGGCGGCCTCTGGATCAACGTGGCGACGGCTTTCGGCATGCCGGTGTCGACGACGCATTCGATCGTCGGCGCGGTGCTCGGCGCCGGCGTCGCCGCGGTGGGGCTGGACATCGTGAACTGGAAGGTCGTCGGCGCGATCGCCGCGAGCTGGGTGATCTCGCCGGTGCTGGCGGGGTTGTTCGCCGCGCTGTTTCTTTACCTGATCAAGCGCCTCATCACCTATCAGGTCGACATGGTCGCGGCGGCGCGGCGCACACTCCCCGGGCTTGTGGCGTTCATGGCGTGGTCGTTCTGGACCTTCCTGCTGATGAAGGGCTTCGGGAGCTTGTGGGCGGCCGATTTCACCGTGGCGGCGGTCAGCGGCTTTGTCCCCGCGGTCGCCGCGTACCTGTATGTGCGGCGCGCGCTGTCGAACCCGAACTACATCATTGCGAATACCAAGTCGGGCGTGAATCGCCTGTTCAATTCGCCGCTGATCTTCGCCGCCGCGCTGCTGTGTTTCGCGCACGGCTCGAATGACGTGGCGAACGCGGTGGGGCCCTTGGCGTCGATCGTGGAGTCGCTCGCACACCTCGACGGGCCGATCGCCCGCCTGACCCCGGTGCCGTTCTGGGTGCTGCTGACCGGGGCGATGGGGCTGGTGCTGGGGCTCGCGCTGTTCGGGCCGCGGGTGATCCGGACGCTGGGCGAGGAGATCACCGAACTGGACCAGATGCGCGCGTTCAGCGTGGCCCTGTCGGCGACCGTGACGGTGATCGCCGCCAGCGTGCTGGGGCTTCCGGTCAGTTCGACGCACATCGCGGTCGGCGCGGTGATCGGCGTCGGTTTCCTGCGCGAGTACCTCAAGGGCAACTACGCGCGCATGGTGGCGGAGATGAAGGCGCACCATCCGGCCGGTGAGCAGGGGGCGATCGATCAGTTTCTCGGCCGCTTCGAGCGCGCCGCCGTGCCCGAGAAAAAGGCGATGCTCGCGGATCTGAAAGCGCGCTCGAAGCAGAAGACAGACCCCGCGAATTTCTCCAAGCGGGAGCGCAGGGTGCTGCGCGAGGTTTATCGGAAGGAACTGGTCACGCGCACGCAACTGCAACGCATCTTCGCGGCGTGGCTGCTGACGGTGCCGTTGTCCGCGCTGCTCGGCGGTTTGTTTTTCTTCGTGATGCGCGGCATGGAGCTTGAATGA
- a CDS encoding nucleotide pyrophosphohydrolase, which yields MNGQDSLDALRDALRSFAAERDWERFHTPKNLAMALSGEAGEVIEHFQWLSGEESVALPEAARAEVALELADVLLYLVRLADVLGVDLADAARTKMRINAERYPVDKSRGRSDKYDRL from the coding sequence ATGAACGGGCAGGACAGCCTTGACGCGCTGCGCGACGCGCTGCGCTCATTTGCCGCCGAGCGCGACTGGGAGCGCTTCCATACTCCCAAGAACCTGGCAATGGCCCTGTCCGGCGAGGCCGGCGAGGTGATCGAGCATTTCCAGTGGCTGAGCGGCGAAGAGTCGGTCGCGCTGCCCGAGGCTGCGCGCGCCGAAGTGGCGCTCGAACTGGCCGACGTACTGCTCTACCTTGTGCGTCTGGCTGACGTGCTCGGGGTCGATCTGGCCGACGCCGCGCGGACGAAGATGCGCATCAACGCCGAGCGCTATCCGGTCGACAAGTCCCGCGGGCGGTCGGACAAATACGACCGCCTCTGA
- a CDS encoding 23S rRNA (adenine(2030)-N(6))-methyltransferase RlmJ, which translates to MLSYRHAFHAGNHADVLKHFVLIELLRYFNRKDKPWWYIDTHAGAGCYALDSEQAGKNAEFAGGIGRLWGRDDLPEALRAYIDAVAQFNPHGRLTFYPGSPALAMTQLREQDRMRLFELHPADVSLLEQTFARDTDRVLIRKADGFAGLRGLLPPAARRAVVLIDPPYEVKEDYRRVVDTVADAMKRFPGGTYAVWYPMLARPEARQLPERLAGLGAESWLDVRLAVNKPARDGFGMFGSGLYIINPPWVLPQTLESVMPWLVRALGEDEDAGFDLEHHIE; encoded by the coding sequence ATGCTCAGCTACCGCCATGCCTTCCACGCCGGCAACCACGCCGACGTCCTCAAGCACTTCGTCCTGATCGAGCTCCTGCGGTACTTCAACCGCAAGGACAAGCCGTGGTGGTACATCGATACGCACGCCGGTGCCGGCTGCTACGCGCTCGACAGCGAGCAGGCGGGCAAGAACGCCGAGTTTGCGGGCGGGATCGGACGCCTGTGGGGGCGTGATGACCTTCCCGAGGCCTTGCGTGCCTACATCGACGCCGTCGCCCAGTTCAATCCGCACGGCAGGCTGACCTTCTATCCGGGTTCGCCCGCGCTGGCGATGACGCAATTGCGCGAACAGGACCGCATGCGCCTGTTCGAGCTGCATCCGGCCGACGTCTCGCTGCTCGAACAGACCTTTGCACGCGACACGGACCGGGTACTGATCCGCAAGGCCGACGGTTTTGCCGGATTGCGCGGACTCCTGCCGCCGGCCGCGCGCCGTGCGGTGGTGTTGATCGACCCGCCGTACGAGGTGAAGGAGGACTACCGGCGCGTGGTCGATACCGTTGCTGACGCAATGAAACGCTTTCCGGGCGGCACTTACGCGGTGTGGTATCCGATGCTCGCGCGTCCCGAGGCGCGGCAGCTTCCGGAGCGTCTGGCCGGCCTGGGGGCGGAGAGCTGGCTCGACGTGCGGCTTGCGGTGAACAAGCCCGCGCGCGACGGCTTCGGGATGTTCGGCAGCGGGCTCTACATCATCAATCCGCCGTGGGTGCTGCCACAGACCCTCGAATCGGTGATGCCGTGGCTGGTACGCGCGCTCGGCGAGGACGAGGATGCGGGTTTCGACCTGGAGCACCACATCGAATGA
- a CDS encoding gamma carbonic anhydrase family protein, whose protein sequence is MAIYALGEHTPSFGDGCWVADNATVIGRVEAGSNVSVWYNVVIRGDNDPITIGDNTNIQDGSVLHNDDGVPLKIGSGVTVGHMVMLHGCTVGDDTLIGINAVVLNHAVIGKNCIIGANALIPEGKVIPDRSLVVGSPGRIIRELTDEDIADLRQNAKNYVQNARMYAADLRHITPDLPKRHD, encoded by the coding sequence ATGGCGATTTACGCCCTGGGCGAACATACCCCGAGCTTTGGCGACGGGTGCTGGGTTGCGGACAACGCCACGGTGATCGGGCGCGTGGAAGCCGGGTCCAACGTGAGCGTCTGGTACAACGTCGTGATCCGCGGCGACAATGACCCGATCACGATCGGCGACAACACCAACATCCAGGACGGCTCCGTCCTGCACAACGACGACGGCGTGCCGCTCAAGATCGGCTCCGGCGTCACCGTCGGCCACATGGTCATGCTTCATGGCTGCACGGTCGGCGACGACACGCTCATCGGCATCAACGCGGTCGTCCTCAACCACGCCGTGATCGGCAAGAACTGCATCATCGGCGCCAACGCCCTCATTCCCGAAGGCAAGGTCATCCCCGACCGTTCGCTGGTGGTCGGATCGCCGGGCCGCATCATCCGCGAACTCACCGACGAGGACATCGCCGACCTGCGCCAGAATGCCAAGAACTACGTGCAGAACGCGCGCATGTATGCGGCCGACCTGCGCCACATCACGCCCGACCTGCCGAAGCGCCACGACTGA
- a CDS encoding DMT family transporter has protein sequence MQNERLVGAAYVAVSAAAFGAMAIFARFASGSGADVVTVLFLRFLISAVLMSAVMLATRRRWPSAGNAAVLVAMGGIGYVAQSYAFFEALNFASAGLVALLLYLYPILVTLLGAVFLRQRLTRGRVVAVLTALAGTALTIGGELSGRPLGIILGVAAALIYSIYILVGNRVMAREAPLASATVVMMAAAAVYGGLVGVAGATWPQGVTGWVAVLLIAIVSTVIAMVSFFIGLQKLGAADAASLSTLEPVVTFVLAAIFLGEAIEFNQVIGGAVILAAVIWLARHPPAAVAGARG, from the coding sequence ATGCAGAACGAGCGCTTGGTCGGCGCGGCATACGTGGCCGTGTCCGCAGCGGCCTTCGGTGCGATGGCGATCTTTGCCCGATTTGCGAGCGGCAGCGGTGCTGACGTCGTGACGGTGTTGTTCCTGCGCTTCCTCATTTCGGCCGTGCTCATGTCAGCGGTGATGCTGGCGACCCGGCGCCGCTGGCCTTCCGCAGGTAATGCGGCGGTTCTCGTCGCGATGGGGGGAATCGGCTATGTGGCGCAGTCGTACGCCTTTTTTGAGGCCTTGAATTTCGCCTCGGCAGGCCTGGTTGCCCTCTTGCTATACCTTTACCCGATTCTCGTGACGCTCCTGGGCGCGGTATTCCTGCGGCAACGTCTCACGCGAGGGCGCGTGGTCGCAGTGCTGACTGCCCTGGCGGGTACGGCGCTGACGATCGGAGGGGAATTGAGCGGACGGCCGCTGGGGATCATCCTTGGGGTGGCCGCAGCCCTGATCTATTCCATCTACATTCTTGTCGGCAATCGTGTCATGGCCCGGGAGGCGCCACTGGCGAGTGCGACCGTGGTCATGATGGCGGCAGCAGCGGTGTATGGCGGGCTGGTCGGGGTTGCCGGCGCCACCTGGCCGCAGGGGGTGACAGGCTGGGTGGCGGTGCTGCTGATCGCAATCGTGTCCACAGTCATTGCGATGGTCAGCTTCTTCATCGGGCTGCAGAAACTGGGCGCGGCGGATGCCGCGAGCCTGTCAACACTGGAGCCGGTCGTAACCTTCGTGCTTGCGGCAATCTTCCTTGGCGAGGCGATCGAGTTCAATCAGGTGATCGGCGGTGCAGTGATCCTCGCCGCGGTGATCTGGCTTGCGCGTCACCCGCCGGCGGCGGTGGCAGGGGCGCGCGGATGA
- a CDS encoding DUF1631 family protein has product MTDNEASPLASLVAGCRTQLEHDLCELFEEMGPSLIQAATESGNAGRDRARSIAVASLMQDVPKRWDKVTASLKANLTSRAVRVARSEFDSVDQANLRLVSAAEESVQFAMREVLDRVTLACRDETKPLDRRINYLVLRRVIEPGDKTFNVAALWSCIEAACAELTSDTGALILLLQLVGEQMATEMPQLYRVVNETMIEANILPSLKRSYRDTTPVDANEVAEESSKLASTLERLVQARTKETATRDTPRPGTISQELFSSLKTLQAGATPQTPGTHTNVVRMVRDSGAARNVMPLEAVTLDIVVKLFDLIFSDPNVAEGIKALVARLQTPVLRAAMLNQRFFADRGHPARRFLDSISIVAVRWGKVINAEDPFYLKLSELVDKVQSTYDGDMAVFDAANAELDAFLTEREERDEEQNRALADAVLAREEDMRLKREAQIRAQQLADACIARVLQPETPPEIEEFLRSYWRDVVQNRISQSGEEGAPTAEAMQVATDLLWSVTPKHLAEEQQRQAAGVPTLLSRINAGFDEFGAAATERKAFFDSLLDLQLAAMRAKKPGVRKSSSPSRTRGGGPTLQVSHATDLGIRVQDISLPKSEGLDRENTPDRADLRRVRQLVRGDWVDFTTARQTRRERLTWINRSRTLFLFSNSASPCAISITPEALAVRLKNGTAQIVKIDRPIFERAIHGAIRSLDQRA; this is encoded by the coding sequence ATGACTGACAATGAGGCCTCCCCACTCGCCAGCCTCGTGGCGGGTTGCCGTACCCAGCTGGAACACGACCTGTGCGAATTGTTCGAGGAAATGGGGCCCTCGCTGATCCAGGCGGCGACCGAGAGCGGTAACGCCGGCCGCGACCGCGCCCGGAGCATCGCCGTCGCGTCGCTCATGCAAGACGTTCCAAAGCGTTGGGACAAGGTGACCGCTTCCCTGAAAGCCAATCTCACTTCGCGCGCCGTGCGTGTGGCGCGGTCTGAATTCGATTCGGTCGACCAGGCGAACCTGCGCCTCGTGAGTGCGGCGGAAGAATCTGTCCAGTTTGCAATGCGCGAGGTCCTCGACCGGGTGACCCTCGCCTGCCGCGACGAGACCAAGCCACTCGATCGACGAATCAACTACCTGGTGCTGCGCAGGGTGATTGAACCGGGCGACAAGACGTTCAATGTCGCGGCGCTGTGGTCCTGCATCGAAGCCGCCTGCGCCGAGCTGACGAGCGATACGGGCGCCCTTATCCTGCTGCTGCAACTGGTCGGCGAACAGATGGCCACGGAGATGCCGCAACTCTACCGGGTGGTCAATGAAACCATGATCGAGGCGAACATCCTGCCGTCGCTCAAACGCAGCTATCGCGACACAACCCCGGTCGATGCCAATGAGGTTGCGGAGGAATCGTCGAAATTGGCGAGCACCCTCGAGCGCCTCGTTCAGGCGCGCACAAAGGAAACCGCCACCAGAGACACGCCCAGGCCGGGAACCATCAGCCAGGAATTGTTCAGTTCCCTGAAGACCCTGCAGGCCGGCGCCACGCCGCAAACCCCCGGTACGCACACCAACGTCGTGCGCATGGTGCGCGACAGCGGTGCCGCGCGCAACGTCATGCCGCTCGAGGCCGTGACCCTCGACATCGTCGTCAAGCTGTTCGACCTCATCTTCAGCGACCCGAACGTCGCCGAGGGGATCAAGGCACTGGTCGCCCGCCTGCAGACGCCGGTGCTCCGCGCGGCCATGTTGAACCAGCGCTTCTTCGCCGACCGCGGCCACCCGGCACGGCGCTTTCTCGACAGCATCTCGATCGTCGCCGTGCGCTGGGGAAAGGTCATCAACGCCGAGGATCCGTTCTATCTCAAGCTGTCGGAACTCGTCGACAAGGTGCAAAGCACGTATGACGGCGATATGGCGGTGTTCGATGCCGCCAACGCAGAGCTCGACGCGTTCCTCACCGAGCGCGAGGAACGCGACGAGGAGCAGAACCGCGCCCTCGCCGACGCGGTGCTCGCTCGTGAGGAGGACATGCGCCTCAAGCGCGAAGCCCAGATCCGTGCGCAGCAGCTGGCCGACGCCTGCATCGCCCGCGTGCTGCAGCCGGAGACGCCACCCGAGATCGAGGAGTTCCTCCGCAGCTACTGGCGCGACGTTGTCCAGAACCGGATCTCGCAATCCGGTGAGGAGGGAGCCCCCACTGCCGAGGCCATGCAGGTCGCAACCGATCTGCTGTGGTCGGTCACCCCGAAGCACCTTGCGGAAGAACAGCAGCGGCAGGCCGCCGGGGTGCCGACACTGCTGAGCAGGATCAACGCCGGCTTCGACGAATTCGGAGCCGCAGCAACCGAGCGCAAGGCCTTCTTCGACAGCCTGCTCGACCTGCAACTTGCCGCCATGCGCGCGAAAAAACCCGGGGTGCGCAAGAGTTCCTCGCCCTCACGCACGCGCGGCGGCGGGCCGACCCTTCAGGTCAGCCACGCAACGGACCTCGGCATTCGCGTCCAGGACATCTCGCTACCGAAGAGCGAGGGGCTCGACCGGGAAAACACGCCCGACCGCGCTGACCTTCGCCGGGTACGGCAATTGGTGCGAGGCGACTGGGTGGACTTCACAACCGCGCGGCAAACCCGCCGTGAGCGCCTGACCTGGATCAACCGCAGCCGCACGCTCTTCCTGTTCAGCAACAGCGCCTCGCCCTGTGCGATCTCGATCACCCCGGAAGCGCTCGCGGTGCGCCTCAAGAACGGTACGGCGCAGATCGTGAAGATCGACCGGCCGATCTTCGAGCGTGCCATCCACGGCGCGATCAGGTCGCTCGACCAACGCGCCTGA
- a CDS encoding CPBP family intramembrane glutamic endopeptidase, whose amino-acid sequence MQRDPRLDALFNNLKQNPPKPVGPLQKVAAIAAAVLVFGLALTFSILFFAVVVAAGGLIWGYVWWKTRNLRKAMQKAQAEGSARRGPPPADNLVIEGEVLREIREEDRDAPRQ is encoded by the coding sequence ATGCAACGCGATCCGAGACTCGATGCCCTCTTCAACAACCTGAAGCAAAACCCGCCCAAGCCTGTCGGTCCGCTGCAAAAGGTCGCGGCGATAGCCGCTGCCGTACTCGTGTTCGGCCTGGCATTGACCTTCTCCATCCTGTTCTTTGCCGTCGTCGTCGCAGCAGGAGGGCTGATCTGGGGATATGTTTGGTGGAAGACCCGCAATCTGCGCAAGGCAATGCAGAAAGCGCAGGCGGAAGGTTCGGCCCGGCGCGGCCCGCCGCCGGCCGACAATCTGGTGATTGAAGGGGAAGTGCTGCGCGAAATCCGCGAAGAGGATCGCGACGCCCCACGCCAATGA